The following coding sequences lie in one Myxococcaceae bacterium JPH2 genomic window:
- a CDS encoding TetR family transcriptional regulator has translation MAPRSPGKTGARPPRRTQQERRETTRRKLLDATIETLVELGYARLTTVEVAKRAGVSQGALFSHFDTKEELLAVAVEHLFPRLIQDYLASVSARQAGRDRIAAAVDMLWAIYQRPELQAAIELYVAARTAPELQAALAVVDGPHRQNLHRVARELFPEAASHPDFDDVVELALDAVQGAAVGGAARPADPAHRRMLDTLARFMRATLVPPPRPRRRARLSEG, from the coding sequence ATGGCTCCGAGGTCCCCCGGAAAGACAGGCGCGCGGCCCCCGCGCCGCACCCAGCAGGAGCGCCGCGAGACGACGCGGCGCAAGCTGCTCGACGCCACCATCGAGACGCTGGTGGAGCTGGGCTACGCGCGCCTGACGACGGTGGAGGTGGCGAAACGGGCGGGCGTGTCGCAGGGGGCGCTGTTCTCCCACTTCGACACCAAGGAGGAGCTGCTCGCGGTCGCCGTGGAGCACCTCTTCCCGCGGCTCATCCAGGACTACCTGGCCAGCGTGAGCGCGCGGCAGGCAGGCAGGGACCGCATCGCCGCGGCGGTGGACATGCTGTGGGCCATCTACCAGCGGCCGGAGCTCCAAGCCGCCATCGAGCTGTACGTCGCGGCGCGCACGGCCCCGGAGCTTCAGGCGGCGCTCGCGGTCGTGGATGGACCGCACCGGCAGAACCTGCATCGCGTGGCGCGCGAGCTGTTCCCCGAGGCCGCCTCACACCCCGACTTCGACGACGTGGTGGAGCTGGCGCTGGACGCGGTGCAGGGCGCGGCGGTGGGCGGAGCGGCCCGCCCGGCGGACCCAGCGCACCGGCGCATGCTCGACACCCTCGCGCGCTTCATGCGCGCCACCCTGGTTCCCCCACCGCGGCCTCGGCGCCGCGCCCGTCTCTCGGAGGGCTGA